One window from the genome of Chionomys nivalis chromosome 14, mChiNiv1.1, whole genome shotgun sequence encodes:
- the LOC130886493 gene encoding protocadherin gamma-C5 isoform X1: MGAMASPQLAGKWQVLSVLSLCCCGWVAGQLRYSVVEESEPGTLVGNVAQDLGLKVTDLLSRRLRLGSEENGRYFSLSLTSGALAVNLKIDRESLCGASTSCLLPVQVVTEHPLELIRVEVEILDLNDNSPSFATPEREMRISESAAPGARFPLDSAQDPDVGTNTVSFYTLSPNSHFSLNVKTLKDGKLFPELVLEQQLDREAQARHQLVFTAVDGGNPARSGTSLISVIVLDVNDNAPAFQSSVLRVGLPENTLPGTLLLRLNATDPDEGTNGQLAYSFGDHTSEAVKNLFGLDPSSGAIHVLGPVDFEESNFYEIHARARDQGQPAMEGHCVIQVDVGDVNDNPPEVLLASLVNPVLESTPVGTVVGLFNVRDRDSGRNGEVKLAISPDLPFQIRPSENHYSLLTSQPLDRETTPHYIIDLRASDAGSPPLHTHLTIRLNISDVNDNTPHFTQQLYTAYISENRPPGSLLCTVAASDPDTGDNARLTYSIVGSQIQGAPASSFVYVNPEDGRVFAQRTFDYELLQMLRIVVGVRDSGSPPLHANTSLHVFVLDQNDNAPAVLHPRPGRELSAPQRLPRSAPPGSLVTKVTAVDADAGHNAWLSYSLSPQSTSPGLFLVSAHSGEVRTARALLEEDSDTQQVVVLVRDNGEPSLSSTATVLLVLEDEDAEEMPKSSDFLTHPPERSDLTLYLIVALATVSLLSLVTFTFMSAKCLRGREDGDRGGGQCCRGQDSPSREFYKQSSPNLQVSADGTLKYMEVTLRPTDSQSHCYRTCFSPASDGSDFTFLRPLSVQQPSALALEPEALRSRSSTLRERSQQAPPNTDWRFSQAQRPGTSGSQNGDETGTWPNNQFDTEMLQAMILASASEAADGSSTLGGGAGTMGLSARYGPQFTLQHVPDYRQNVYIPGSNATLTNAAGKRDGKAPAGGNGNKKKSGKKEKK; this comes from the exons ATGGGAGCTATGGCATCCCCACAGCTCGCTGGGAAATGGCAAGTGCTGTCTGTGTTGTCCTTGTGCTgctgtggctgggtggctgggcagCTCCGTTATTCAGTGGTGGAGGAGTCTGAGCCGGGGACTTTGGTGGGGAACGTGGCTCAGGATCTTGGCTTAAAGGTGACAGATCTGTTGAGCCGCAGGCTGCGATTGGGCTCTGAGGAGAATGGGCGCTATTTTTCCCTGAGCTTGACGAGTGGGGCTTTGGCAGTGAATCTAAAGATTGACCGAGAGAGCCTGTGTGGCGCCAGCACtagctgcctgctgcctgtccaGGTAGTGACTGAACACCCCCTGGAGCTCATTCGTGTAGAGGTAGAGATCCTGGATCTCAATGACAACTCTCCCAGCTTTGCCACTCCTGAGCGAGAGATGCGAATCTCAGAATCTGCTGCACCAGGAGCCAGATTCCCACTGGACAGTGCTCAGGACCCAGACGTGGGCACCAACACTGTGAGCTTTTATACTCTAAGCCCCAACAGTCACTTCTCTCTGAATGTGAAGACCCTAAAAGACGGGAAGCTATTCCCAGAGCTAGTACTAGAGCAGCAGCTAGACCGTGAAGCCCAGGCAAGGCATCAGCTGGTGTTCACTGCTGTGGATGGGGGAAACCCAGCCCGCTCAGGGACCAGCCTTATCTCTGTTATTGTGCTGGATGTCAATGATAATGCTCCAGCCTTCCAGTCCTCAGTTCTACGAGTGGGACTCCCAGAGAACACACTCCCAGGTACACTGCTGCTCCGTCTCAATGCCACTGATCCAGACGAGGGCACCAATGGCCAGCTAGCCTACTCTTTTGGAGACCACACGTCTGAAGCAGTAAAGAATCTCTTTGGCTTGGATCCCAGCAGTGGAGCCATCCATGTGTTGGGTCCAGTGGATTTTGAGGAGTCGAATTTCTATGAAATCCATGCAAGAGCCAGAGACCAGGGGCAGCCAGCCATGGAGGGCCACTGTGTGATTCAAGTGGATGTAGGGGATGTTAACGACAATCCCCCTGAGGTGCTCCTGGCATCTTTGGTCAACCCTGTCCTAGAGAGCACCCCAGTGGGCACAGTAGTGGGGCTGTTTAACGTGCGGGATCGAGACTCAGGTAGAAATGGAGAGGTGAAGCTGGCTATATCTCCAGACCTGCCATTTCAGATCAGGCCTTCTGAAAACCACTACTCCCTGCTAACCAGCCAGCCTTTGGACCGAGAAACTACACCCCATTATATCATCGACCTGCGGGCCAGTGATGCTGGATcacctcccctccacacacatctCACCATCAGGCTGAACATTTCCGATGTTAATGACAACACACCCCACTTCACCCAACAGCTCTACACTGCTTATATCTCAGAAAACCGGCCGCCAGGCTCTCTCCTCTGTACTGTGGCTGCCTCAGATCCAGACACGGGGGATAATGCCCGCCTCACCTATTCTATTGTAGGAAGTCAAATTCAGGGAGCCCCGGCCTCCTCTTTTGTGTACGTCAACCCTGAGGATGGACGAGTCTTTGCCCAGCGGACCTTTGACTATGAATTGCTACAGATGCTGCGAATTGTGGTGGGGGTCCGAGATTCCGGCTCTCCCCCACTGCACGCGAACACGTCTCTCCACGTGTTTGTCCTTGACCAGAACGATAACGCCCCAGCTGTGCTGCACCCACGACCTGGCAGGGAGCTCTCGGCCCCCCAACGTCTCCCTCGCTCTGCTCCTCCGGGTTCTTTGGTCACCAAAGTGACAGCTGTGGATGCTGATGCGGGTCACAATGCATGGCTCTCTTACTCTCTGTCACCACAGTCCACATCCCCTGGACTGTTCCTTGTGTCTGCACACTCTGGGGAGGTGCGCACTGCCcgggccttattggaggaagacTCTGACACCCAGCAGGTGGTGGTCCTGGTGAGGGACAATGGTGAGCCTTCCCTGTCCTCCACAGCAACAGTACTGCTGGTTCTGGAGGATGAGGATGCAGAGGAAATGCCTAAATCCAGCGACTTCCTCACACACCCTCCTGAGCGCTCAGACCTCACCCTTTACCTTATAGTGGCTCTGGCAACTGTCAGTCTCTTATCCTTAGTTACCTTCACTTTCATGTCAGCTAAATGTCTGAGGGGACGTGAAGATGGGGACCGGGGTGGGGGCCAGTGTTGCAGGGGCCAGGACTCACCCTCCAGGGAGTTCTATAAGCAGTCCAGCCCCAACCTGCAGGTGAGTGCCGATGGCACGCTAAAGTATATGGAGGTGACCCTGCGGCCCACAGACTCTCAGAGCCATTGCTACAGGACGTGCTTTTCACCGGCCTCCGACGGCAGTGACTTCACTTTCCTCAGGCCCCTCAGCGTTCAGCAGCCCTCAGCCCTGGCGCTGGAACCTGAGGCCTTGCGTTCCCGTTCTAGTACGCTGAGGGAGCGGAGCCAG CAAGCCCCGCCCAACACCGACTGGCGTTTCTCTCAAGCCCAGAGACCCGGCACAAGCGG ctcccaaaATGGTGATGAAACCGGCACCTGGCCCAACAACCAGTTTGATACAGAGATGCTGCAAGCCATGATCTTGGCCTCTGCCAGTG aAGCTGCTGATGGGAGCTCCACCTTAGGAGGGGGCGCTGGCACTATGGGCTTGAGTGCTCGCTATGGACCCCAGTTCACCCTGCAGCATGTGCCCGACTACCGCCAGAATGTGTACATCCCTGGCAGCAATGCCACACTGACCAATGCAGCTGGCAAGCGAGATGGCAAGGCTCCAGCAGGCGGTAATGGCAACAAAAAGAAGTCCggcaagaaagagaagaagtaa
- the LOC130886493 gene encoding protocadherin gamma-C3 isoform X24, whose amino-acid sequence MVAEARSSGLQAPPNTDWRFSQAQRPGTSGSQNGDETGTWPNNQFDTEMLQAMILASASEAADGSSTLGGGAGTMGLSARYGPQFTLQHVPDYRQNVYIPGSNATLTNAAGKRDGKAPAGGNGNKKKSGKKEKK is encoded by the exons CAAGCCCCGCCCAACACCGACTGGCGTTTCTCTCAAGCCCAGAGACCCGGCACAAGCGG ctcccaaaATGGTGATGAAACCGGCACCTGGCCCAACAACCAGTTTGATACAGAGATGCTGCAAGCCATGATCTTGGCCTCTGCCAGTG aAGCTGCTGATGGGAGCTCCACCTTAGGAGGGGGCGCTGGCACTATGGGCTTGAGTGCTCGCTATGGACCCCAGTTCACCCTGCAGCATGTGCCCGACTACCGCCAGAATGTGTACATCCCTGGCAGCAATGCCACACTGACCAATGCAGCTGGCAAGCGAGATGGCAAGGCTCCAGCAGGCGGTAATGGCAACAAAAAGAAGTCCggcaagaaagagaagaagtaa